In Manis pentadactyla isolate mManPen7 chromosome 11, mManPen7.hap1, whole genome shotgun sequence, one DNA window encodes the following:
- the LOC118911953 gene encoding bcl-2-like protein 2 isoform X3 — protein sequence MATPASAPDTRALVADFVGYKLRQKGYVCGAGPGEGPAADPLHQAMRAAGDEFETRFRRTFSDLAAQLHVTPGSAQQRFTQVSDELFQGGPNWGRLVAFFVFGAALCAESVNKEMEPLVGQVQQWMVAYLETRLADWIHSSGGWAEFTALYGDGALEEARRLREGNWASVRTVLTGAVALGALVTVGAFFASK from the exons ATGGCGACCCCAGCCTCGGCCCCAGACACACGGGCTCTAGTGGCAGACTTTGTAGGCTATAAGCTGAGGCAGAAAGGTTATGTTTGTGGAGCTGGCCCCGGGGAGGGCCCAGCAGCTGACCCGTTGCACCAAGCCATGCGGGCAGCTGGAGATGAGTTTGAGACCCGCTTCCGGCGAACCTTCTCTGATCTGGCAGCCCAGCTGCACGTGACCCCGGGCTCAGCCCAGCAACGCTTCACCCAGGTCTCTGATGAACTCTTCCAAGGGGGCCCCAACTGGGGCCGTCTTGTGGCCTTCTTTGTCTTTGGAGCTGCACTGTGTGCCGAGAGTGTCAACAAGGAGATGGAGCCACTTGTAGGACAAGTGCAGCAGTGGATGGTGGCCTACCTGGAGACGCGGCTGGCTGACTGGATCCACAGCAGTGGGGGCTGG GCGGAGTTCACAGCTCTATACGGGGACGGGGCCCTGGAGGAGGCTCGGCGTCTGCGGGAGGGGAACTGGGCCTCAGTGAGGACAGTGCTGACAGGGGCCGTGGCACTGGGGGCCCTGGTAACTGTAGGGGCCTTTTTTGCTAGCAAGTGA